A genome region from Polyodon spathula isolate WHYD16114869_AA chromosome 19, ASM1765450v1, whole genome shotgun sequence includes the following:
- the LOC121294337 gene encoding C-myc promoter-binding protein-like isoform X9 gives MMEDKGFRVADYFVVAGLTDSSIPLEEEIHFNDICHKIAKPKAPITDVAVIIKSLGEEVPQGYTCVDTTPTGLSAELNNGSLMGPQIFLCYKRGRDKPPLTDLGVLYEWKERLKQGCHIIQTTPSGRPANISSPSSQRIYVTYRRAPDSMSQTSLAVTDICIIIPSKGETPPHTFCKVDKNLNSSMWGSSVYLCYKKSVAKTNTIAYKAGLICRYPEEDYESFPLPESVPLFCLPMGATIECWPAQTKYPLPVFSTFVLTGSSGEKVYGAAIHFYEPHAQENLSDKQRSQLGLISATDRKPIVSKTIHTNKCICLLSHWPFFDAFRKFLTFLYRYSISGPHVLPIERHVSHFMHKVPFPSPQRPRILVQLSPHDNLILSQPVSSPLPLSGGRFTTLLQNLGPENAITLLVFAVTEHKILIHSLRPAVVTSVTEALVSMIFPFHWPCPYIPLCPLALADVLSAPCPFIVGVDSRYFDLYDPPPDVSCVDLDTNTISHPEDKRALTWKILPKKACKNLMNLLNNIYQELAESQQRPREDGLMELTMSDYDFNSGKSLQTLEMEIQEAFLRFMALILKGYRSYLRPITQAPSEKATDASSLFDLQGFLKSRDRSHQKFYSLMTKTQMFIRFIEECSFVSDKDASLAFFDDCVDKLFSTEHSTDKGIKNYYQHCRSHSSNMGLRRVTTVDLDKLEEMRLIELDESQRSEHTVFITPPELPALPDGEEHPLQYSYNGFPVLILELFDRPDGLLKTPATRLTSKQSSPTSPAPMFRRTKQEIKSAHKIAKKYSSIPQMWSKCLLRHCYGLWFICLPAYVKVCHSKIRALRTAYDVLRKMQVKKLEPPDEVCYRVLMQLCGQYGQPVLAVRVLFEMKKAGVHPNAITYGYYNKAVLESTWPSSTRGGYFLWMKLRNVLLGVVQFRRALKKPPSHPPQTPVSGGQSDLGYNSLSKEEVRRGDAATQDGPVEKEDKKESDSSSLSESESVKGSGDSVPQFDCQEAACGFNPTGGIVRVSCPFEAVSESGDTSNDHVAGLMFTTCLEEIGYVQNNSLRKRHKSAVEGSVKEPMSWGDRNRNLSGDTILGLQMNKGGGVETDTRKMAEKLGADIKILANTFQKTMRPNTLDIGNGTHRSKTIKRDSPEKDSSDEDAAFEADKIDSPGIFNLEDLDDELASAGKSVKAAARKPRRVERSSSSSSFTARPVETGFDPLSLFAAQTEQQIEEEEEVRSLSTPSARRELAEEIEMYMNNMSSPLVSRAPSVDLQGSTNDDPTCIQGPSVEEKNSRRSSLPPSSPRAMGLPRSRTYHARTDSKLRDRLWSSPSFSSNSPQRELPPDPEGAVALMSPSSFNLDTLLTPTFDVLKSSMFSAGKGVAEKASKWYSKFATYSTSSKDLNYDRSSISSGGLIDPESSSLMDDDVYSEYEGAASPQGNNIAYVTKGMGQSQTSHDSASKQPHHTGSVLTTGSSFPLPDKSELDSSRYTSNTSIFQNYAMEVLISSCSRCKTCDCLVYDEEIMAGWTADDSNLNTTCPFCGSPFLPFLNIEIRDLRGPGRYFLKYGPSVEEGASTACCTAPNMEIRNSVISPADSDMAMSPKITVQECPDPDSRRACCGCAPAKPIEIPSERKWGVSDSGCAGHPMARSATTFCPLEEDDAHRRNTHSVPTGSLPSRFSDVADLLSFEWRLHNPDPVTVPYLSPLVLWKELESLLENEGDHVITVADFVDHHPIVFWNLVWYFRRLDLPSNLPGLILSSDHCNRGSKVPRNWLSEDSKHVLIQILWDNLKLHQDPGQPFYILWNTHSVKYPMVDAVQKGEEPFSEEFLQSVVKSIQMNDVYRPMSQILEILGKQLGMKRQRSLYREILFLSLVALGKDNIDIDAFDREYKMAYDRLTPSQVKFTHNCDRPPSTGVMECRKTFGEPYL, from the exons ATGATGGAAGACAAAGGCTTTCGTGTTGCCGATTACTTTGTGGTGGCGGGTTTGACTGATTCATCCATACCACTCGAGGAGGAAATCCACTTCAATGACATCTGCCACAAGATCGCCAAACCCAAAGCCCCGATCACAGACGTGGCCGTCATCATTAAATCGCTAGGAGAGGAGGTGCCACAAGGCTACACGTGTGTGGACACGACCCCAACAGGACTGTCAGCAGAGCTCAACAATGGCAGCCTCATGGGACCCCAGATCTTCCTGTGCTACAAGAGAGGCAGGGATAAACCACCTCTCACTGATCTTGG GGTTTTGTACGAATGGAAGGAAAGACTCAAGCAGGGCTGTCATATTATTCAAACCACTCCTTCTGGCCGCCCTGCTAATATCAGCAGCCCCTCCTCACAGAGGATATATGTTACTTACCGGCGGGCCCCAGACAGCATGTCTCAGACTTCCCTGGCCGTGACAGACATATGTATAATCATTCCAAGTAAAGGAGAGACCCCACCACACACCTTCTGCAAGGTGGACAAAAATCTCAATAGTAGCATG TGGGGCTCGTCTGTGTACCTTTGTTACAAGAAGTCCGTGGCAAAGACCAATACCATAGCATATAAAGCTG GTTTAATTTGCAGGTATCCAGAAGAAGACTATGAATCATTCCCTTTACCTGAATCGGTGCCTCTTTTCTGCCTGCCCATGGGTGCAACGATCGAATGCTGGCCTGCCCAAACCAAATACCCGCTCCCCGTTTTCTCTACATTCGTATTGACAGGGTCTTCTGGAGAAAAG GTGTACGGCGCTGCAATCCATTTCTACGAGCCCCACGCGCAGGAGAACCTCAGTGACAAACAACGCTCCCAACTGGGGCTGATCAGTGCCACCGATCGCAAACCCATTGTCTCCAAAACCATTCACACCAATAAGTGCATATGTCTGCTCTCCCACTGGCCTTTCTTTGATGCCTTTAGGAAGTTTCTGACATTCCTGTACCGATACTCGATCTCCGGCCCTCATGTACTACCCATTGAGAG ACATGTATCCCATTTCATGCACAAAGTTCCTTTTCCATCGCCTCAAAGGCCGAGAATCTTGGTGCAG CTGTCGCCACATGATAACTTGATACTGAGCCAGCCTGTGTCATCGCCATTGCCACTTAG TGGTGGCAGGTTTACTACCCTGCTACAGAATCTTGGTCCTGAGAATGCGATCACGCTGCTGGTGTTTGCAGTCACAGAACACAAGATCCTGATCCACTCGCTCAGGCCAGCCGTGGTCACAAGCGTGACGGAGGCCTTGGTCTCT atgattttccctttccactgGCCCTGCCCGTATATTCCTCTTTGTCCTTTGGCATTAGCAGATGTGCTGAGTGCCCCTTGCCCATTCATAGTGGGGGTCGATTCGAGATACTTTGACCTGTATGATCCGCCGCCAGACGTCAGCTGTGTTGATCTGGACACTAACACGATATCACA TCCTGAAGATAAGAGAGCTTTGACGTGGAAGATTCTGCCAAAGAAGGCTTGCAAAAATCTGATGAATTTGTTGAATAACATTTACCAGGAACTAGCAGAGT CACAACAGAGACCAAGAGAAGATGGGTTGATGGAGTTAACCATGAGTGACTATGATTTTAACTCTGGGAAGAGTCTGCAAACCCTGGAAATGGAGATTCAGGAGGCATTCTTGCGCTTCATGGCGTTGATACTGAAGGGATACCGGTCATACCTTCGTCCCATTACCCAGGCCCCCTCTGAGAAGGCAACTGATGCGAGCTCTCTGTTCGACTTGCAAG GCTTCCTGAAGAGTCGGGATCGCTCTCACCAGAAGTTTTACTCTCTGATGACCAAGACACAGATGTTTATTCGGTTTATTGAAGAGTGTTCCTTCGTCAGCGACAAGGATGCAAGTCTGGCATTTTTCGATGATTGTGTAGATAAA CTGTTCAGCACAGAGCACAGTACTGATAAAGGAATAAAG AATTACTACCAACACTGTAGATCACATTCATCAAACATGGGGCTTCGAAGGGTAACTACA GTGGACCTGGACAAGCTGGAGGAGATGCGTCTGATTGAGCTGGATGAGTCCCAGCGCAGTGAGCACACCGTGTTCATCACCCCCCCTGAGCTGCCTGCGCTGCCTGACGGAGAGGAGCACCCTCTGCAGTACAG CTACAATGGCTTTCCAGTGCTGATCCTGGAGCTGTTTGATCGTCCGGATGGTTTGCTGAAGACCCCGGCTACCAGACTGACCTCGAAGCAGAGCTCTcccactagccctgcacccatgTTCAGGAGGACTAAACAG gaaatcaAGTCAGCCCACAAAATTGCAAAAAAGTACTCCTCCATACCACAGATGTGGTCCAAGTGTCTCTTGCGGCATTGCTATGGCTTGTGGTTCATCTGTCTGCCTGCGTACGTCAAAGTGTGTCATTCGAAGATCAGGGCTCTGAGAACGGCATACGATGTGTTGAGAAAAATGCAAGTCAAGAAACTTGAGCCTCCTGACGAG GTGTGTTACCGTGTTCTGATGCAGTTGTGTGGACAGTATGGTCAGCCAGTTTTAGCAGTTCGGGTTCTTTTTGAAATGAAGAAGGCTGGAGTTCACCCCAATGCTATTACATATGGCTATTATAACAAG GCTGTTTTAGAAAGCACCTGGCCTTCCAGCACTAGGGGCGGCTACTTTCTCTGGATGAAACTGAGAAATGTCCTTCTAGGAGTTGTGCAGTTCAGAAGAGCCTTGAAGAAACCCCCGTCACACCCCCCCCAGACCCCTGTCTCAG GTGGTCAGTCTGACCTCGGGTACAACTCTCTGTCGAAGGAGGAGGTGAGGCGTGGGGACGCTGCCACTCAAGATGGTCCAGTGGAGAAGGAGGACAAGAAGGAGAGCGACTCCAGCTCGC TTTCAGAAAGCGAGAGTGTAAAGGGGAGTGGGGACTCTGTGCCTCAGTTTGATTGTCAAGAAGCAGCCTGTGGATTTAACCCTACCGGGGGAATCGTCCGTGTCAGCTGCCCCTTTGAGGCAGTCAGCGAGTCCGGCGACACAAGCAATG ATCATGTTGCAGGACTTATGTTCACCACCTGTTTAGAGGAGATTGGCTATGTTCAAAACAACAGCCTTCGGAAGAGACACAAGAGTGCCGTGGAAGGGAGTGTGAAGGAGCCGATGAGCTGGGGAGACCGGAACCGCAACCTCAGCGGAGACACAATCCTGGGGCTGCAGATGAACAAAGGGGGGGGTGTGGAGACTGACACCAGGAAGATGGCTGAGAAACTGGGAGCCGACATCAAGATCCTTGCAAACACTTTCCAGAAGACCATGAGACCGAACACTCTGGACATTGGAAACGGCACCCACAGGTCAAAAACTATAAAGCGAGACAGCCCGGAGAAGGACTCCAGTGACGAAGACGCGGCTTTCGAAGCTGATAAAATAGACTCACCCGGCATCTTCAACCTAGAGGACCTTGACGACGAGCTGGCCAGCGCTGGGAAGTCTGTGAAAGCAGCGGCTCGGAAGCCACGCAGGGTGGAGaggtccagcagcagcagcagctttacAGCCAGGCCGGTCGAGACAGGCTTCGACCCTCTCTCCCTGTTCGCAGCCCAGACAGAGCAGCAgattgaggaggaggaggaagtgaGGAGCCTCTCCACCCCCTCCGCACGGAGAGAGCTGGCAGAGGAGATTGAAATGTACATGAACAACATGAGCAGCCCCCTGGTCAGCCGCGCCCCCAGCGTGGACCTGCAGGGTTCGACGAACGATGACCCCACCTGTATCCAGGGCCCCTCTGTGGAGGAAAAGAATTCCAGGAGATCCAGCCTTCCCCCAAGTTCCCCCAGAGCTATGGGGCTTCCACGCTCCAGGACCTATCACGCCAGGACAGACAGCAAGCTAAGAGACAGGCTGTGGTCGTCTCCCTCCTTCTCATCAAACAGCCCGCAGAGGGAGCTGCCTCCAGACCCCGAGGGAGCTGTGGCGCTGATGTCCCCGTCGTCTTTTAATCTGGACACCTTACTAACACCCACCTTTGATGTGCTCAAGAGCAGCATGTTTTCAGCTGGGAAAGGAGTAGCAGAAAAAGCCAGCAAATGGTATTCCAAATTTGCTACCTACTCCACATCTTCTAAG GATCTGAATTACGACAGATCTAGCATATCGTCTGGTGGGTTGATAGATCCTGAGTCCTCTTCATTGATGGATGACGATGTCTACAGTGAATATGAAGGGGCAGCGTCCCCTCAAGGAAACAACATTGCGTATGTGACCAAGGGGATGGGACAGAGCCAGACATCTCACGACAGCGCTTCAAAGCAGCCACATCACACGG GTAGTGTACTGACCACAGGATCCAGCTTCCCATTGCCTGACAAGTCGGAACTGGATTCGTCTCGTTACACCAGCAACACCAGTATATTTCAAAATTACGCCATGGAG GTCCTCATTTCAAGCTGCTCGCGCTGTAAGACCTGCGACTGTCTGGTCTATGACGAGGAGATCATGGCGGGATGGACTGCAGACGACTCAAACCTCAACACCACCTGTCCCTTCTGCGGGAGTCCCTTCCTGCCCTTCCTCAACATTGAGATCCGTGACCTCCGAGGTCCCGGCAG gtactTTTTGAAGTACGGCCCATCTGTGGAGGAAGGCGCGTCCACAGCCTGCTGTACGGCTCCTAACATGGAGATCAGGAATTCTGTCATCTCCCCTGCTGACTCAGACATGGCCATGTCTCCTAAAATCACAGTACAGGAATGCCCAGATCCCGACAG taGACGCGCTTGCTGTGGGTGCGCCCCTGCTAAGCCCATAGAGATTCCCTCGGAGAGGAAGTGGGGTGTCAGTGATTCAGGCTGTGCGGGGCACCCCATGGCTCGGAGCGCCACCACCTTCTGTCCACTGGAGGAGGACGATGCCCACCGAAGAAACACCCACAGTGTACCCACAGGGAGCCTGCCCTCCAGGTTCAGTGATGTTGCA GACCTTCTGAGCTTTGAATGGAGGCTACACAACCCAGACCCGGTCACGGTTCCCTATCTCAGTCCTCTCGTACTGTGGAAGGAACTGGAAAGCTTACTGGAAAACGAAGGGGATCATGTGATAACGGTGGCAGACTTCGTGGACCATCATCCCATTGTGTTCTGGAATCTGGTGTGGTATTTCAGACGACTTGATCTGCCCAGCAATTTGCCAGGCTTAATACTGTCCTCTGATCATTGCAACAGAGGGTCAAAG GTTCCTCGAAACTGGTTGTCAGAAGATAGCAAACATGTTTTAATCCAGATTCTGTGGGACAATCTTAAACTACACCAGGATCCAGGACAGCCATTCTATATCCTGTGGAACACACACA GTGTGAAATACCCCATGGTAGACGCTGTTCAAAAGGGAGAGGAGCCCTTCAGTGAAGAGTTCTTGCAGAGCGTGGTGAAGAGCATTCAGATGAACGACGTCTATCGGCCCATGAGTCAAATCTTAGAGATTCTGGGCAAACAACTGGGCATGAAAAGACAGAG AAGCTTATACAGAGAAATCCTGTTCCTTTCTCTGGTTGCCCTTGGAAAAGACAACATTGATATTG atgcATTTGATCGAGAGTACAAGATGGCCTATGATCGTCTGACTCCCAGCCAGGTGAAGTTTACACATAACTGTGATCGTCCTCCCAGTACTGGAGTCATGGAGTGCCGTAAGACCTTCGGAGAACCGTATCTGTAA